The SAR202 cluster bacterium genomic sequence AAGCCGGAGAAGCTTCTTCCAAACCACGAACACGTAAGACAAAACCTAAGACAGAATCAACATCGGAGAACTAAAATGGCACATAAAAAAGGTGGCGGTAGTAGTAAAAATGGTCGTGATAGTAATTCACAACGATTAGGTGTAAAAAAATATGGTGGCAATCAGGTATCTGCAGGAACAATTTTAGTACGCCAAAGAGGTACAAAAATCAGACCTGGAGTAAATGTAGGTATGGGAAAAGATTTTACACTATATGCAAAAATTGATGGTGAAGTAGTATATGATCATGCTACAAAATTACGAAAAAGAGTTAATATACAAGCTAAATAAATTATTATGAAACAAGATATTCACCCAACATATTATAACAATGCCAAAATTATCTGTGCTTGTGGTGTCACCATAGTAACTGGTAGCACTAAAGAAGAAGTCCGAGTTGAAATATGTAGTTCTTGTCACCCCTTTTATACCGGGGAACAACGTATTGTCGACACTGAAGGACGAGTTGAAAGACTTAAGAGAAGGTACGGTATTTAATCCCAATTATCGTGTCGTGTCTAGTATAATATGAATCCAAAACAAGTCGGTACAAAACCTCCAGAACAAAATTTTTTCTATGGCGGACAAGCTCTTATTGAAGGGGTAATGATTCGCGGAAATAACAATTTGTCTGTATCTGTCAGAAAACCCGATGGGAACATTGAGTCGAAAACAACTGTCATTAGTCAAATTTTTACAGGACCAGTAAAAAAAATTCCTTTTATAAGAGGATCATTAGTTTTAATAGAAACAATGTTTCTTGGAATAAAGTCTTTAATTTACTCAGCTAATGTGAGTGCTGGAGAAGAAGAAGAAGAAATTGGTAACCTTGGTGTTGCAATAAGTTTAAGTATATCATTAACGTTTACAATCCTTGTTTTTTTTGTTTTACCGTTATTAGTTGTTCATTTTTTAGACAGTACTATTTTAAGTGCCCAAACACCAATAATATCATTTACAAGTAATTTAATTGAAGGAATAATCAGGCTGACTTTCTTCATTTTATATATATGGTTGATTGGATTTATGCCCGATATCAAAAGAGTATTTCAATATCATGGTGCTGAACATATGACTGTAAAGGCTTATGAAGCTAATCTTCCTCTAGAAATAACTAATATACGTCAATTTTCTACCGCACACCCGAGGTGTGGAACAGCATTTTTATTACTAGTTATGATCATCTCGGTTATAACTTTTGCATTCCTTGGTAGACCTGATTTATGGCTCAGAATAATTTCTAGAGTAATTTTAATACCTGTTATTGCAGGTATAGCATATGAAACGTTGCGATTTACAGGAAAACACAGCGATAACATTTTCGTGAAATGGTTAATTATTCCCAATATGGCTTTGCAAAAACTTACTACAAAAGAACCTGATGATGATCAAATAGAAATAGCAATAGATGCCATGGAAAATGCAATTGAAGCTGACCAAAAAGATTTGACTAAGATTAATGAGTAACTTTCCTATATGTATTGTATTTGTTAAAATATATTTGAAGGATAAAAAATGATTACCACAAATAAAAAGATTTATTTTTCAGTTATAGTTTTAATTTTAACTATTATATATTTTGTTATATTAGCTTTTGATAGTTCTACAGTGTTTTACTATAAGATTGATGAGTTATCAAAAGCAAATATTAAATCTACAGAAACTATACGAGTAGTAGGTACATTAGTTGATGATTCATTCGATCGTGAAAAAGATTCAACCACCGCTGTTTTTCGGATTCAAAGTGAAGACGGTTCTAATATGTTAACTGCTCACTATGAAGGTGTGGTACCTGAGCTATTTTTCAATGAACAATCCGAGATAGTTCTTGAAGGAAACCTACTACAATACACTAATTTAAACGAAGCAATTTTTGATGCTGAGAACATTATTGTTAAATGTCCCTCAAAATACGAAGAGGCTGAAACAGAAAAAACTCAGGTTTTATAATTTTTAATAATTATTAAAAATCGTAATCTGAAAGCAATTGTGCTACATCACGAGATTTCACACTTTCTGTAATCCTTTTTGTTTCTGCCGTAAGAGAAGCACGAGTTTTATCTTCATATATTATTCCAACAGGAATCCCAGGAGAATTAATAAGCTCCTCGGCTGCTAATCTATCTGTTCTATCATATTCCTCAGGTATATCATAAATAAGACCAGGTACACCTTTTTTAGCATTTCCTTTAAGAATTTCATATGTATCATTATAGGTTGTGCATGGAGATTGAACATGGACTACTGCAAATCCAGGGTGTTCCATACCTGCTTGTATTAATTTTGCTAAATCCCTAGGTTTACTAGAATAACCAGAAGCTATAAAACTAGCACCTATTGTCAAATAGTATTTTAATGGATGTATCTTATCTTCAATTTTACCGTAAGGTGTTGAAGTTGTTTTTACTCCATAATCTGTTGTTGGAGAACTCTGGCCTTTAGTTAACCCATATACGCCATTATCCATTACTACAGAACAGATATCTAAATTTCTAGTTGCCTGGGGTGCTATATGTTCCATACCAATGCTTAGGAAATCTCCGTCACCTGCAACAGTTATTACATTAAGGTCAGGATTAGCCATTTTTACGCCAAAAGCAATTGGTAATGACCTACCATGAATACCGTGCAAACCATATGGTTGCGGATCTTCTAACAAATGAACTAAATTTCCTGAGCAGCCTATACCAGCCACTACAACAGTGTTTTCTATTATTTCTTCTGTCTCTTTAAGTCGATCATTTAGAGCAAACTCTACAGCTCTTCGTACACCGAAGTCGCCACACCCTGGACACCACGCAAAATCATATTCAGGATTTTTCTTACTCAATTTATCACCGCCTTATTCTCTTGATTTACTAAATCATTAATATTTGAAACCAGATCACCAACCTTAAATGGTAATCCTGTATATTGTGTTATAGATTTTGCTTTAACTCCATGAGATCGCAAAATTGAAGAAAATTGACCTTGGTAATTCAATTCTGGAACGATAACCAAATCTTTTGTTCGTAATTTCTCTAATAAATCTTCAGGAAGAGGATTAAGATACATCGTGTAAAGCCACCCAATATCTAAACCTGATTCTTTTAACTGATTATATGCTTCACGTACTGAGCCTTTTGAACCGCCCCATGGCATCAAGACAATAGAGGAATTAGGGTTTTCTTCTTCATAATCGCCATTTCTTAGCAAATCTAATTTACTAAAACGTCGTTCTGTCATCTGTATATGTCTACTGGGTAAATGGGTAGTGTCACCCATTGCATCGTGCTCACTTCCATTAGCTATATATGAACCAGGTTTGCCTGGAATAGGCATAGGTGATAATTCAAAACCATCATATCTCAAGTAACCATTGTTACCTTCATATACAATTCTATTTTCCACTTTGACTGATTCCAAATCAGGTTTTCTTATATTTTGAACTCTTTCAGCTAAAGACATTTCAGTTAATAATATAACTGGACCTTGATATCTTTCTGCCCAATTAAGTGACATGACTCCTGCTGTAAAGCATTCTTCAACATTCCCAGGTGCAATGACAGGTAAAGACACATCTCCATGAGCAGGATTTATTGCAGAAAATAAATCAGATTGTTCAGTTTTTGTAGGCAGTCCAGTAGCTGGGCCACCTCTTTGAACATCAACAACAACTAACGGTATTTCTGCCATCCATGCTAAGCCAAGACCTTCACTCATTAATGAAAATCCAGGACCAGCTGTAGCAGTCATTGATTTTTTCCCGGCATACCCCCCACCAAGAATAGCATTTATTGATTCTATTTCTGAACTTGCTTGGTAAACAAATTTGCCATCTTGTACCAAATTTCTCTCCATATAGAGCAAAATTGTTGTAGCTGGTGAAATTGGATAACCAACATAAAAATTCAATCCAGCTTTTATTGCACCTAAAGAAATTGCATCATTACCCTTCATCATAGATTGTTTATAATCTGGTGGTGTCGGGGCATCTAATTCTCCTAGATTAAAGGGACTTTCAGAGGCTTTTTCTATACCAAAATCAATGGCTCTAAAGTTAGCATCAACAATTTCTTGTCCTCTCGATAAATATCTTTTCTCGATAAATTCTTGTAAATATTTAACCGGCATATCAACTAAAGATGCTAAGGCACCCATCATTACCATATTAGCAGTTCTTGCATCTCCTGCTTCTTTGGCTAGATCATCGAAAGGCATACCAATGGCTTTTTCGTCACCTGATGGTGTAAATGAAGAATCGTATAAGATGATTCCATCAGATGCCACCTCTCCTCTATGATTTTCATAAGCTTCTTCATTCAAAGCTACTAAAACATTTAATTCATCTCCTGGACTTAACACAGGTGAGGTCGAAATTCTTGCTTGAGTATAAGTTGGACCTCCCATAATTTGTGAAGGAAAAGTCGCAAAAGTAAGAGAATGATACCCAACCTCTGAAGCAATTCTTGCTAATGCTTCTGAAGCCGTTACTACTCCTTGACCACCTTCTCCTGCAAATCGAACAACAAAATCTTGTCTTTTAGACATGTATCTCCCCATAGGAACACGTTGTAATTTATTAAATAGTCTTATAATTAGCTTTAATTTTCTAGGACAAAATGGACTTATCTGAGCTACTATATTGACCATAAAAACTTTAGCACTGTAATCTATTTACTGTCAATATGAGATTGATTAAAACACATATATAAATTGGTATTTTTTTCTATTTATGAAAAATTTAAAATCTGAATTAATATCTAGAATTAAAGAACATGGTCCAATAACATTTGAAAATTATATGGATCTTTGTCTCTATTGGCCAAAAGGCGGGTTTTATACGGGAAATGACATCATTATTCATGATGACTATTACACTTCGCCTATGGCACATCCCGCATTTGGAGCCCTACTATCCTTATATTTAGAATCTCTATGGAAAAGTAGGCAATTTAACAACAAATTATTCATAATGGAAATTGGAGCAGGAAATTACCAATTAGCAAACGATATTACAAACTATTCAAAAAATTTATCAACTGATTTTTACAATTCAATAGATTACATCACAATAGACATTAGAAAACCCCAAAAACCTAATAACAATTTCAGTCCAATTATTAGTAACACCATACCTTTCAATAAATTCACGGGTATTATCATCCTCAACGAGGTTTTTGATGCTTTCCCATTCCACCGCATCATAAAGATTAATAATCAAATAAAAGAAATATATGTAGATTATAAAGACGGGGATTTTTTTGAAACATATGGACCTGTTTCTTCAAATAAGATTTTTGAATTTCTTCAAGAGCACAGTATTTCACTAGACGAAAATCAAATTAATGAAATATCTTTAAAAAGCACTGAATATCTAAAAAACTTATCCTCTATTTTGGATACTGGAGTTATTGTAAATATCGATTATGGAGATACATCAGAAAATTTACTGTCTAAATTTAAAAAAGGGTCCCTTTCTTGTTATTTCGAACACACCATGTCACAAAACCCTTTTTTAAGTCCTGGTAAACAAGACATAACCTGCCATGTCAATTTTTCAGCATTGATAAGCGAAGCTACACAAAACAATTTAGAATCAAGTAGTTTAATATCACAGCGAGAATTTTTATACCAACAAGGTTTTGAGTACTTATTAAGTAAATTGAGAAACTTATCTCTTAATCAACATGAAATCAATTCAAACAGGATGGGTATGTTAAGTCTTGTTGACCCAAATGGGTTAGGTAACTTTAAAACACTAATACATTCAAAAAATATAAAGCTTAGCAAGCTTAATTTTGAATCCCAACTAAAAGATTTAAAAGATAAATACCCCGTACCGCTTTTAGATGATCATCATATTAATTTATTCGGAGCTAAATACCCTGATCAAGCACAAAATTGGAATGATTTATTTAAAATTAAATAGAGCTATCTTTATCCAATTCATCTTTAATATCTTCAATCTTTCTATTAAGAACAAATAAATATGCAAAGTACACAACCCAAGTTATAGCAAAAACCGCAAATAAATAATTCATTTTAACCTCTAGTATTAGTTAATTTTTCAATTCTTCTAATATCCTTAATTGAAATCTTCTGACAAGTAAAAATACCCCAAGAACAGTAAAGGCAAAAGTTGAATATATGAGTATAAATCCCATAGAAGCTGTTAGGCCTGCATCTGATTCTTTTAAAGGACCAATTATCATTTCTGGATGAACAGTTCTCCACCACACTGATGCCATGTAAACTATGGGTACATTAATAAATGAAATAATACCCAAAACAGAGGCATATGTTGCGCCTTGCCTTATATTAGAAGAATAGGCTCGTAACATTAGATAACCAATATACATCAACCACATAATTAATGAAGTAGTAAGCTTAGGGTCCCAAGTCCACCATACCCCCCAAACAGGCTTAGCCCAAATAGCACCGCTAATAACCATAATAGTTGTTGTGATTACTCCAATTTCTCCTGCTGATTGACCAAAATAATCCCAACGAATATTTTTTGTTATTAAATACATTATTGAAGAAATAAAAACAAAAAAGAAAAACAGAAAACCCACCCAAGCATTTGGAACGTGAATATACAAAATCTTCTGAACATGCCCCATAATAACTTCTGTAGGCGCAAACAAAGTGATTAATGCAACATCAAATATAATTATTGCAGCGGTAATTATTAAAAAATAAATAGATTTAATTTTCATGTGTATTCAAATATTAAATTAATAATCTTTCATGACGTGTGTAAACAAAAACGAACATACTATAGTAAATATTATATCAATAACTGCCAATAATTGTATCCATTTATTATACTCAGCCCATGTTTCTCCTCTTAAAACCGAAGTTGTTACCTCAATTGCACCAAGTAGCATAGGAAATATTAAAGGGAATAATAATATTGGTAAAAGAGTTTCTCTAACTCCTGTATTTGAAGTCATTGACCCAATAATTGTGCCGATAACTGAAATTCCTAGAGTTGTTAATACTGCAACTAAAATAATAGGAGTGTAAATAATATTTAAATTAAAAATGATAGTAAAAATAGGAAAAATTAATATTTCCAAAACTATCATAAACAAGAAAAGAGTAGTAACTTTACCTAAAAATAAGATATCTCTCGAAATGGGAAGAAGTAATAATGATTCAAAATTACCACTATCCCTTTCTGTAGATAAAAATCGGTTAAGTCCTAAAACGGCTGTAAAAAAGATTGTAACCCATAAGATTCCTGGAAGAACACGAATATACGAATCATTTGCTACATCAATGGATATATTAAAGATCACAACACATGTAAACGAAAAAATTGTAGTAAGAACAAGTAAATCTTTACGTTGCAATTCAGCTCTGATATCTTTTATTGCAATATACCATATGTATAAGATGTAATTTTTCATAATACACTTTCATTTATTGATTCATATTTTTCTATTAAATTTGGGAACTGATCTTCATCTTGTACTTGAAATTTCACTTTTCCTGACTGCAAAACACCAATGGTACTTGCTACAGATAATGCAAAATCA encodes the following:
- a CDS encoding 50S ribosomal protein L27 — its product is MAHKKGGGSSKNGRDSNSQRLGVKKYGGNQVSAGTILVRQRGTKIRPGVNVGMGKDFTLYAKIDGEVVYDHATKLRKRVNIQAK
- the rpmE gene encoding 50S ribosomal protein L31 yields the protein MKQDIHPTYYNNAKIICACGVTIVTGSTKEEVRVEICSSCHPFYTGEQRIVDTEGRVERLKRRYGI
- a CDS encoding DUF1385 domain-containing protein, translating into MNPKQVGTKPPEQNFFYGGQALIEGVMIRGNNNLSVSVRKPDGNIESKTTVISQIFTGPVKKIPFIRGSLVLIETMFLGIKSLIYSANVSAGEEEEEIGNLGVAISLSISLTFTILVFFVLPLLVVHFLDSTILSAQTPIISFTSNLIEGIIRLTFFILYIWLIGFMPDIKRVFQYHGAEHMTVKAYEANLPLEITNIRQFSTAHPRCGTAFLLLVMIISVITFAFLGRPDLWLRIISRVILIPVIAGIAYETLRFTGKHSDNIFVKWLIIPNMALQKLTTKEPDDDQIEIAIDAMENAIEADQKDLTKINE
- a CDS encoding cytochrome c maturation protein CcmE codes for the protein MITTNKKIYFSVIVLILTIIYFVILAFDSSTVFYYKIDELSKANIKSTETIRVVGTLVDDSFDREKDSTTAVFRIQSEDGSNMLTAHYEGVVPELFFNEQSEIVLEGNLLQYTNLNEAIFDAENIIVKCPSKYEEAETEKTQVL
- a CDS encoding 2-oxoacid:ferredoxin oxidoreductase subunit beta — protein: MSKKNPEYDFAWCPGCGDFGVRRAVEFALNDRLKETEEIIENTVVVAGIGCSGNLVHLLEDPQPYGLHGIHGRSLPIAFGVKMANPDLNVITVAGDGDFLSIGMEHIAPQATRNLDICSVVMDNGVYGLTKGQSSPTTDYGVKTTSTPYGKIEDKIHPLKYYLTIGASFIASGYSSKPRDLAKLIQAGMEHPGFAVVHVQSPCTTYNDTYEILKGNAKKGVPGLIYDIPEEYDRTDRLAAEELINSPGIPVGIIYEDKTRASLTAETKRITESVKSRDVAQLLSDYDF
- a CDS encoding 2-oxoacid:acceptor oxidoreductase subunit alpha gives rise to the protein MVNIVAQISPFCPRKLKLIIRLFNKLQRVPMGRYMSKRQDFVVRFAGEGGQGVVTASEALARIASEVGYHSLTFATFPSQIMGGPTYTQARISTSPVLSPGDELNVLVALNEEAYENHRGEVASDGIILYDSSFTPSGDEKAIGMPFDDLAKEAGDARTANMVMMGALASLVDMPVKYLQEFIEKRYLSRGQEIVDANFRAIDFGIEKASESPFNLGELDAPTPPDYKQSMMKGNDAISLGAIKAGLNFYVGYPISPATTILLYMERNLVQDGKFVYQASSEIESINAILGGGYAGKKSMTATAGPGFSLMSEGLGLAWMAEIPLVVVDVQRGGPATGLPTKTEQSDLFSAINPAHGDVSLPVIAPGNVEECFTAGVMSLNWAERYQGPVILLTEMSLAERVQNIRKPDLESVKVENRIVYEGNNGYLRYDGFELSPMPIPGKPGSYIANGSEHDAMGDTTHLPSRHIQMTERRFSKLDLLRNGDYEEENPNSSIVLMPWGGSKGSVREAYNQLKESGLDIGWLYTMYLNPLPEDLLEKLRTKDLVIVPELNYQGQFSSILRSHGVKAKSITQYTGLPFKVGDLVSNINDLVNQENKAVIN
- a CDS encoding CcmD family protein — translated: MNYLFAVFAITWVVYFAYLFVLNRKIEDIKDELDKDSSI
- a CDS encoding cytochrome C assembly protein, with protein sequence MKIKSIYFLIITAAIIIFDVALITLFAPTEVIMGHVQKILYIHVPNAWVGFLFFFFVFISSIMYLITKNIRWDYFGQSAGEIGVITTTIMVISGAIWAKPVWGVWWTWDPKLTTSLIMWLMYIGYLMLRAYSSNIRQGATYASVLGIISFINVPIVYMASVWWRTVHPEMIIGPLKESDAGLTASMGFILIYSTFAFTVLGVFLLVRRFQLRILEELKN